CGGACCGCGCGCCTTCCGCACGCTGCACCTGGTCGGCGGCTACTATCTGCTCGCGCAGTTCACGGTCTCGTTCGGCAAGCGGATCCCGGAGATGCCGCTCTATGGCCTGTTCCTGATCCTGCCGCTCGCCGTGCTGGCGCTGCGCATGATCGCGATGGCGGCCGGACCGAAGCCGCGGGCGGTCGGTGCGGGATAGCGCAGGGCGCGGTTGATCTAGTCCCCGATCACCAGGTGAAACGTCCGCCCCAGCCGGCGGTGCAAGGTGATGACCGCGCGGTCGACGTCGCTGATCAGGCTGTCGCCGAGGACGACGGACGGGATTTCCCAGTTGCGACCGCCCCGCCCGCCCGGCAGCGCCTGCACGGCGGGAACCCGTGCGGTCTCGCAACCCGGCTCGCGGCGCAGCGCCTCGTCGGCGAGCGCGGCGAGTTCGGCCGAGGTCTTGCCAATGCTCGCCATTCTTACCCCTTCGCTGGCGGCATCAGGCCGAGGCGTTTGGCGATGATCTTGTCGACCATGCGCTTGGGCAGCCATTGCGTCACCAAATGCCGCATCGGGTCGGGCGCGATCTGGTAGCGTACCTTCGGGCGCGACAAGGTCAGCGCGTCCAGCACGCGCTCGGCGATCCGCTCCGGCGGCAGGCCAATCGAATCGAGATGCCGCATGTAAGCGCCGACCTTCTGCAGGGCTGGCAGATAAGGCGAGTTCTGGTAGCGCGCGGTGTCGACCGCCTCCTGGCCCTTGCTCCAGATCGGCGTCTTCACCGGGCCGGGCGCCACGATGATCACGTCGATGCCGAACAGCATCAGCTCGCGGCGCAGGCTTTCGGACAGGCCCTCGATCGCGTGCTTGGAGGCGGCATAGGCCGGCGTCAGCGGATTGCCGTTCTTGCCGGCGACCGATGAGATCATCACGATCCGGCCCTTGGGTCCGGTCAGCGACGGATCGGCGCCGAGCAGCGGCGTGAAAGCCTGGGTCGCGATGATGGGGCCGATCACGTTGACCTCCATCTGGCGGCGGAATTCGTCGACGGCGAGCTCCAGCACGGGGCCGGCGACCGCGATCCCGGCATTGTTGACGAGACCGGCAAGCGTCTCGCCATTGAGCGCGGCGCGGACCTCGCGCGCGGCGGCCAGCACCGCCGCTTCATCGGTGACGTCGAACAGCAGCGCGGTGAAATTGGCGCCGAACTCGCCTTTCAGCCGCTCGGCGTCGGCCGGCTTGCGGACGCTGCCGAACACGCGAAAGCCCCGCTGCAACAGCAATTTTGCGGTAGCCCAGCCAATGCCGGTCGAAGCACCTGTGACGACGACGGATTTCATGGTGAACCCTTCCCGTTCCGCGTTGCCCGATGATGCAATGAGAGCCGGCAGAGGCGCAATCGCGCCGCGTCGCGTTCCGCCATTCAAGAATCTGGATGAGATGTCAGTTCTTCATGCGCAGGGCTGACCGCGACCCAACCAAGGAGTGTCGAACTGGCGCAGAAGATGGATGAGAGATTCGCGCTTCGAATCTGAAGTCGCTGGGCTTTTGGCGAACGCAGACTGCGCGCGAAGAGCTTCACACCAAGAATGTGGTTGAAACCTCAGTTCTTCGCCCCTGCGCCGCCCGCGCGCCGCGATCGGGACGGCGACCACGCTTAAGAAGCTGCATCAAGCTCTCACGACAGAGTGACCGCCGCGGTCAGCGGACCATGACGGCGAAGGCTTAATTTTTGGTGTGCGCACGCGACATTCACGCCCTGCGTGCATCCGGTGACCGCTTCGCCCGCGACCATCCCCTCTTCTCGCTCGTCGCGCTTTTCCACTTGACCATAACATATTGCTTATATAACTTACTTGTTATGATTGAGAGCAGGCGATCGATCGATCTGGACGCGGCGTTCCTGGCGCTGGCCGATCCCACGCGACGGGCGATCCTGGCGCGGCTCGCCAAGGGCGAGGCCACGGTGATGCAGCTCGCAAAACCGTTCGACATGAGCCAGCCCGCGATCTCCCGGCATCTCAAGGTGCTGGAGGGCGCGGGCCTGATCACGCGGCGCGCCGAGGGCACGCGCCGCCACTGCGCTTTGTCGCAGGCCGGCCTCGACAATATCGACCAGTGGCTGGTGATGCTGCGCAAGGCGCTGGCGCGAAACTACGAGCGGCTCGACGAGCTGTTGGACGCGATGGCGGCAGAGAAGGAGAGAAAGTCGTGAGTAAGTTGACGATCAAGACCGAAGGCGATCGTTTCGTGGTGGTGACCCGGCGCTTCGCGGCGCCGCCGGAAACGGTGTACCGCGCCCATACCGAGCCCGCGCTGCTGCAGAAATGGCTGCTGGGGCCGGAAGGATGGACCATGCCGGTCTGCATCAGCGAATTGAGGCCCGGCGGCAAGATCCGCTTCGAATGGAAGGGACCGGACGGCAGCGGCTTTCATCTCACCGGCGAATATGTCGCCCTCGAACCCTTCAGCCGCATCGTCCATGTCGAGCGCATGCACATGCCCGACCCGACGCCCGACAACCATGTCGAGACGCGGTTCGACAAGGACGGCGCGGGCACGCTGCTGACCCTGCGGATGACGCTGCCCGATGCCGAGACCCGCGCCCGGATGCTGGAGACCGGCATGGAGCACGGCATGGAGGCGAGCTACGCGCGGCTGGAGAAGCTGGTCTAGCAGCAAGACCATCCTCGCGCGCGATCGGTCCGCCCTCGCGCGCGAGCGCCGCTTCGATCCGACGATCGCACAGGCAATCCGGACTGCCGGGGTCGTCGCCCCGCCGCCAATAGTCCGATACCGTTCGATAGTCGTCCTGAAGAAATCCTTAAGCGA
This genomic interval from Bradyrhizobium sp. NP1 contains the following:
- a CDS encoding SDR family oxidoreductase, whose translation is MKSVVVTGASTGIGWATAKLLLQRGFRVFGSVRKPADAERLKGEFGANFTALLFDVTDEAAVLAAAREVRAALNGETLAGLVNNAGIAVAGPVLELAVDEFRRQMEVNVIGPIIATQAFTPLLGADPSLTGPKGRIVMISSVAGKNGNPLTPAYAASKHAIEGLSESLRRELMLFGIDVIIVAPGPVKTPIWSKGQEAVDTARYQNSPYLPALQKVGAYMRHLDSIGLPPERIAERVLDALTLSRPKVRYQIAPDPMRHLVTQWLPKRMVDKIIAKRLGLMPPAKG
- a CDS encoding metalloregulator ArsR/SmtB family transcription factor; this translates as MIESRRSIDLDAAFLALADPTRRAILARLAKGEATVMQLAKPFDMSQPAISRHLKVLEGAGLITRRAEGTRRHCALSQAGLDNIDQWLVMLRKALARNYERLDELLDAMAAEKERKS
- a CDS encoding SRPBCC domain-containing protein, yielding MSKLTIKTEGDRFVVVTRRFAAPPETVYRAHTEPALLQKWLLGPEGWTMPVCISELRPGGKIRFEWKGPDGSGFHLTGEYVALEPFSRIVHVERMHMPDPTPDNHVETRFDKDGAGTLLTLRMTLPDAETRARMLETGMEHGMEASYARLEKLV